A region of Ictidomys tridecemlineatus isolate mIctTri1 chromosome 4, mIctTri1.hap1, whole genome shotgun sequence DNA encodes the following proteins:
- the Lcn15 gene encoding lipocalin-15 isoform X2, translating to MVSDCKVFLGKKDHLLMSTRDINATKGGCLNVHMEFPRADGCAQVDATFLKVGSEGHFRVPALGYLDVRVADTDYGSFAVVYIYKELEGALSTMVQLYSRAQDAIPQALKAFQDFYPTVGLQDDMMVMLPKSDACSPPQGSTLATPESHPSPAETGDRGEATAANLTSPGVDVQ from the exons ATGGTGTCTGACTGCAAGGTGTTCTTGGGCAAGAAGGATCATCTGCTGATGTCCACCAGGGACATCAATGCCACCAAGGGGGGCTGTCTCAACGTCCACATGGAATTCCCACG GGCTGATGGCTGTGCCCAGGTGGATGCCACGTTCCTGAAGGTGGGCTCCGAGGGCCACTTCAGAGTTCCAG CCTTGGGCTACCTGGATGTGCGTGTGGCGGACACGGACTATGGCTCCTTTGCGGTGGTCTACATCTACAAGGAGCTGGAGGGGGCTCTCAGCACCATGGTGCAGCTCTACA GTCGGGCTCAGGATGCCATCCCCCAGGCTCTGAAGGCCTTCCAGGACTTCTACCCCACAGTGGGGCTCCAGGATGACATGATGGTCATGCTGCCCAAGTCAG ATGCTTGCTCCCCACCTCAGGGGAGCACCTTGGCCACCCCGGAGTCCCATCCCAGCCCTGCCGAGACAGGGGACAGG GGCGAGGCCACAGCAGCAAACCTCACCTCCCCAGGCGTGGACGTGCAGTGA
- the Lcn6 gene encoding epididymal-specific lipocalin-6: MRVLQLGALLVLVFMPSTQLVWLGRLNPKQLLGPWYLLAVASHEKGFMVEKNTKYVEGVMVTLTPENTLKVLSTRHGLEGCTQNAMELSRQSSRWVFENPALGVLQYRVLGTNFRDYAIVLTQMEIEEEAFNTLGLYSRMEMASQEALQLFTKWSRNLGFLSQQQAQLQKDCECPQVARGVTCARRILQVSHQLGGL; this comes from the exons ATGAGGGTGCTGCAGCTGGGCGCTCTGCTGGTGTTGGTCTTCATGCCCAGCACCCAGCTGGTGTGGCTGGGAAGACTGAACCCCAAGCAG CTTCTTGGGCCCTGGTACCTCCTTGCCGTGGCCTCCCACGAGAAGGGCTTCATGGTGGAGAAGAACACAAAGTACGTAGAAGGCGTCATGGTGACTCTCACCCCAGAAAACACCCTGAAGGTGCTGTCCACCCGGCATGG GCTGGAGGGGTGCACCCAGAACGCGATGGAGCTGTCCAGGCAGAGCTCCCGATGGGTGTTTGAGAACCCTG CCCTGGGTGTGCTGCAGTACCGGGTGCTGGGCACCAACTTCAGAGACTACGCCATTGTCCTGACCCAGATGGAGATCGAGGAAGAGGCCTTCAACACGCTGGGGCTGTACA GTCGGATGGAGATGGCCAGCCAGGAGGCCCTGCAGCTCTTCACCAAATGGAGCAGGAACCTGGGCTTCCTATCCCAGCAGCAGGCccagctgcagaaggactgtgagtgTCCTCAAGTGGCCAGGGGAG TCACCTGTGCACGCAGGATCCTCCAGGTGAGCCACCAGCTGGGGGGGCTGTAG
- the Lcn15 gene encoding lipocalin-15 isoform X1: MRLVLLSWVLLLWVSATLAEVLVQPDFDVKKFSGLWYVVSMVSDCKVFLGKKDHLLMSTRDINATKGGCLNVHMEFPRADGCAQVDATFLKVGSEGHFRVPALGYLDVRVADTDYGSFAVVYIYKELEGALSTMVQLYSRAQDAIPQALKAFQDFYPTVGLQDDMMVMLPKSDACSPPQGSTLATPESHPSPAETGDRGEATAANLTSPGVDVQ; this comes from the exons ATGAGGCTGGTCCTGCTGAGCTGGGTTCTGCTGCTCTGGGTGTCCGCAACTCTGGCCGAGGTCCTGGTTCAACCTGACTTTGATGTCAAAAAG TTCTCGGGCCTCTGGTATGTTGTCTCCATGGTGTCTGACTGCAAGGTGTTCTTGGGCAAGAAGGATCATCTGCTGATGTCCACCAGGGACATCAATGCCACCAAGGGGGGCTGTCTCAACGTCCACATGGAATTCCCACG GGCTGATGGCTGTGCCCAGGTGGATGCCACGTTCCTGAAGGTGGGCTCCGAGGGCCACTTCAGAGTTCCAG CCTTGGGCTACCTGGATGTGCGTGTGGCGGACACGGACTATGGCTCCTTTGCGGTGGTCTACATCTACAAGGAGCTGGAGGGGGCTCTCAGCACCATGGTGCAGCTCTACA GTCGGGCTCAGGATGCCATCCCCCAGGCTCTGAAGGCCTTCCAGGACTTCTACCCCACAGTGGGGCTCCAGGATGACATGATGGTCATGCTGCCCAAGTCAG ATGCTTGCTCCCCACCTCAGGGGAGCACCTTGGCCACCCCGGAGTCCCATCCCAGCCCTGCCGAGACAGGGGACAGG GGCGAGGCCACAGCAGCAAACCTCACCTCCCCAGGCGTGGACGTGCAGTGA
- the Lcn8 gene encoding epididymal-specific lipocalin-8 isoform X1, with product MAARRPGTTLSVLLVWMRVASTLVDLDLQKISGFWREVGLASEFNMALDAGMKVEGLFITLSGRNMTVKAAYNNSGSCATEKVVGSGRDVGKFAFPGHREIHVLDTDYEHYAILRVSLQWQGKEFHVFKYLTRSLDREDEPGFWRFRELTADTGLYLVSRHRRCAKLLKEVSPHPSVCTEDPSPGSAEP from the exons ATGGCGGCCAGGCGGCCAGGCACCACCCTGAGCGTGCTCCTGGTGTGGATGCGGGTGGCGTCCACCTTGGTGGACCTAGACCTGCAGAAG ATTTCAGGGTTCTGGCGGGAAGTTGGTTTGGCCTCGGAGTTCAACATGGCCCTGGATGCTGGGATGAAGGTGGAGGGCTTGTTCATCACCTTGAGTGGCCGGAACATGACCGTGAAGGCTGCGTATAACAA CTCAGGAAGCTGCGCGACAGAGAAAGTGGTGGGCTCAGGAAGAGACGTGGGGAAGTTTGCCTTCCCTG GTCACAGGGAGATCCACGTGCTGGACACAGACTACGAGCACTACGCCATCCTGAGAGTGTCCCTGCAATGGCAGGGCAAGGAGTTCCACGTGTTCAAGTACCTCA CTCGGAGCCTCGACAGGGAGGATGAGCCTGGGTTCTGGAGGTTCCGGGAGCTGACAGCAGACACAGGCCTTTACCTGGTGTCACGGCACA GGAGGTGTGCCAAGCTCCTGAAGGAGGTGAGCCCACACCCCTCGGTCTGCACTGAAGACCCTAGCCCCGGCTCAGCGGAGCCCTGA
- the Lcn8 gene encoding epididymal-specific lipocalin-8 isoform X2 yields MAARRPGTTLSVLLVWMRVASTLVDLDLQKISGFWREVGLASEFNMALDAGMKVEGLFITLSGRNMTVKAAYNNSGSCATEKVVGSGRDVGKFAFPGHREIHVLDTDYEHYAILRVSLQWQGKEFHVFKYLTRSLDREDEPGFWRFRELTADTGLYLVSRHRRCAKLLKEELI; encoded by the exons ATGGCGGCCAGGCGGCCAGGCACCACCCTGAGCGTGCTCCTGGTGTGGATGCGGGTGGCGTCCACCTTGGTGGACCTAGACCTGCAGAAG ATTTCAGGGTTCTGGCGGGAAGTTGGTTTGGCCTCGGAGTTCAACATGGCCCTGGATGCTGGGATGAAGGTGGAGGGCTTGTTCATCACCTTGAGTGGCCGGAACATGACCGTGAAGGCTGCGTATAACAA CTCAGGAAGCTGCGCGACAGAGAAAGTGGTGGGCTCAGGAAGAGACGTGGGGAAGTTTGCCTTCCCTG GTCACAGGGAGATCCACGTGCTGGACACAGACTACGAGCACTACGCCATCCTGAGAGTGTCCCTGCAATGGCAGGGCAAGGAGTTCCACGTGTTCAAGTACCTCA CTCGGAGCCTCGACAGGGAGGATGAGCCTGGGTTCTGGAGGTTCCGGGAGCTGACAGCAGACACAGGCCTTTACCTGGTGTCACGGCACA GGAGGTGTGCCAAGCTCCTGAAGGAG GAGCTGATTTAG